ACTGATCACTTCGCTTATGCGTCAAGTTGACGTAATGATTCTGCAGCATTATCCAAAATTGTTGATGCTCCCTAATCTGATGTTCTCCAATGTGAATGGATTTCTCAATTTGTTTGATCTGTTTAAATAtggtaatttaatatataaatatctctATTTACCGCAAATCTCACCTTTAATTCAGTTGGATTGCCAGTCTCATCCCCAAAGGCACTTTGGATCTCTTCGATTTGGCTATTTAACTTCTCGAATCGCTGCATTTTGATATCAATCTTAGTTTGCATTCGCTTCAGTTCGTCTTCCAGGCAATCGGATTTTTGTTCAGCCTTATTCAGATTCTCTTTGACaacatcattttcatttcgagaCTTGTAAAGTACTCCTCTTAACTGCTCCACGTCCAGCATGGCTAGCGACAATTGATTTTGAACTTTCGACAGCGACAAATCGACACTTCGACGTTGCTCCTGCGCTTTGTTCAAAAGCTTCAAGCGATAACCACTGGCTTTATCGGTAATAAGTTGTTCTTGAGCCAGTTTGAGTATAGCTTCTTcggttttaaattttttctgATGATTTTTGTCCAGCACGAAATCAAGGCGACGGATTTCAGACATCAGTTTGTGACCTTCACGGGTGGCTTCTTGCAAATCGGCTTCAGTTCGCGCTAAGAAGTCGGGAAATTCGTCGAGTTTGTTTTGCAAGCCCGTCAAATTTTCTGCTTCGCGTTGACCTAAAATAAGGCATGTTTAGCTTACGTCTAGTGATAATTGAGAGCAAGAAAAACTTACAGTCACGACTAAGAGTGTTCATGTCATCCACCATTCGCTGCTTGAACGATTCTAGTTTCttgtttaattgcatttcacgtgctatttgtttttttacagCCTCCACACCATTTAAACTTAGTTTGATggcttctttttgttttctgcataagaaatgataaattaaaaaatgcattgaaGCCCAATGATAATTGCTCAATTTGTTGTGTCAAAAATGTATTAGCTTACCTTATATTATCCTGGACTTGGAATAGAATCTTATCACGCTGCTGAATCGCAATGATCACCTCACTCCAAGCTTGCACCAGACGCTTGTGTTCATTCTGCAGCGCCTCCAGATCGGTATTGGCATCCGCAATGCTCATATTGAGAACGTTCACCACCTCTCGGATGGCTGCTCCATCTTCGATAATTGATTCGAGCTCGGCCTCCTTTTTCTTCACTTCCATATCGAGTCGATAAAAGAGTATATCGGACTTGCGTTTCTCCTCTGACAGCTGCTTCTGCAACTGTGCATCGCGGCTAACAATGCGCTTGGCATTCTTCACCTCGTCCTCGACATCGTAAGCCCATTGTTTGATGTTGCTGCCCAGACTTTGTAGATCTTCCAGCTCCATCATGCGTGTCTGATACAATGATTTTTGCGTGCGCGTCAATTTCACCTTTTCTTCGTATTCCTTTTTAATGATTTCCACTGCAGCTTCCTCTTCTTGTCGCTTCTCAATGTGCTCGTCAATTTGCGTTGAGATCTCCTTGATTTGCTGCTCCTGATaggttattttattttgcatatcaTAAAGGGCCAATCCTTGAGCTTCGCGGCGATCTTCCTTCTGTTTCACTTGATATTTGATGTCCGTTATCTCATTTTCCAGCTTATACTTGGTCCGAAGCAAATGCTCCTTGAGCGATTGTTGGAACTTCCGCAAAAGCGGATGATTGGGCGGCAAAATGCTCATTTCCTCCGGCTCCAAGGCCGGTTGTGGATCTGCATCCGATATGTTAGCAAAGTCGCAGGAATCTTGGTCTTCGGTGTCCTCCATTATTGCGAAGAGAAATTGAgttcacaaaaaatatatttatacaagtTTTCGGGTTGCTGAttctgttttttatgtttattcgTTATAAACATCAAGCGCCTGTTTGGTTGCCAAGTAAAACGAATATTGTTTCTAAGAAACATTGTGATTGGTAAACAGCAACTTTTCGAATTGTAATCGAAATATCATCAATCGAGTCGTTTTTTGCGCTTATCGATTAGAGCTGGCTAATTGGTTAATCGTTCGTAATCGTAATTATATCGATACTTAGCA
This window of the Drosophila albomicans strain 15112-1751.03 chromosome 2L, ASM965048v2, whole genome shotgun sequence genome carries:
- the LOC117564048 gene encoding coiled-coil domain-containing protein 40; the encoded protein is MEDTEDQDSCDFANISDADPQPALEPEEMSILPPNHPLLRKFQQSLKEHLLRTKYKLENEITDIKYQVKQKEDRREAQGLALYDMQNKITYQEQQIKEISTQIDEHIEKRQEEEAAVEIIKKEYEEKVKLTRTQKSLYQTRMMELEDLQSLGSNIKQWAYDVEDEVKNAKRIVSRDAQLQKQLSEEKRKSDILFYRLDMEVKKKEAELESIIEDGAAIREVVNVLNMSIADANTDLEALQNEHKRLVQAWSEVIIAIQQRDKILFQVQDNIRKQKEAIKLSLNGVEAVKKQIAREMQLNKKLESFKQRMVDDMNTLSRDCQREAENLTGLQNKLDEFPDFLARTEADLQEATREGHKLMSEIRRLDFVLDKNHQKKFKTEEAILKLAQEQLITDKASGYRLKLLNKAQEQRRSVDLSLSKVQNQLSLAMLDVEQLRGVLYKSRNENDVVKENLNKAEQKSDCLEDELKRMQTKIDIKMQRFEKLNSQIEEIQSAFGDETGNPTELKIKQIEKSIHIGEHQIREHQQFWIMLQNHYVNLTHKRSDQLHEIQVTRKQLSIIKQKSLKVEQELEISESKTRDLKLDIQKFTSKLELLNEKIYNKRKNHDTEESEYEHEQAELSQRLKDTEAGTLKLEKDINDLQNEIELNKDLVLDSHREALSWETKHKLIEETINWSKSESSLNGEIGAMKIEIHRMNIRHSQLKRAQEKLVQDLEHCVMHREQIFVNASVKEHIDAKKKRFKNSSQAQVKLEEVRNKTKAILNEIAFLADNRIVDSVSNIEKMIYILRKIQADLTEVTSKDTRIQAQIEDAILMKHANLEQIIRKQNRAKAFRKLSTSKGQLKIVRSESVIQQQLENQLEMNDTLMEIIQTLTNDYPEKKTFFSKIVHFLKE